From a region of the Halolamina sp. CBA1230 genome:
- a CDS encoding carotenoid oxygenase family protein: MAGYEAGFRDLTEEVRDRDLPVEGTIPAWLDGALYRNGPARWTVGDAAADHWFDGLTHLTRFAFDDGGVRYTNRFPRTEAYRAAVEEGSFAGQFSSTDGYLARVKSMLTGESTDNANVHVARIGGDLVALTETPNWLRIDPESLESAGTLDYADNLTAHHVTAHLRQAPDSGAHWGYFTRFGRTNEYVLFRIPEGTTRRERVGSVAVEKPAYMHSFALTPAHAVLVEPPLVTHPAKFLLPGSGGFIDSYDWEPDRGTRFLILRRDTGELVREATVPAFFTFHTANAFERDGSLVVDLVAYDDDSAVTDLSLGALRGGDAGFPSGELRRYRLPLDGGGPSHDHLADEVEMPRFSPAVHTREYEHAYAQSTEMDGGNALVRVDVAEGGAVGGRWEEAGVYSGEPVFVPHPEGDDEAEGVVLSLCLDTDAERSVLVVLDGDLTELARAPLPHAVPFGFHGEYFRD; encoded by the coding sequence GACCGAGGAGGTTCGGGACCGTGATCTGCCCGTCGAGGGGACGATCCCGGCGTGGCTCGACGGCGCGCTGTACCGCAACGGTCCGGCACGCTGGACCGTCGGCGACGCCGCGGCAGACCACTGGTTCGACGGGCTCACCCACCTCACGCGCTTCGCCTTCGACGACGGCGGGGTTCGGTACACCAACCGTTTCCCGCGGACCGAGGCGTACCGCGCCGCCGTCGAGGAGGGCAGCTTCGCCGGCCAGTTCTCCTCGACCGACGGCTACCTCGCCCGCGTGAAGTCGATGCTCACGGGCGAGTCGACCGACAACGCCAACGTCCACGTCGCCCGGATCGGCGGCGACCTGGTCGCGCTGACGGAGACGCCGAACTGGCTCCGGATCGACCCCGAGAGCCTGGAGAGCGCGGGAACGCTCGACTACGCCGACAACCTGACCGCCCACCACGTCACCGCGCACCTCCGGCAGGCCCCCGACAGCGGCGCCCACTGGGGGTACTTCACGAGGTTCGGCCGGACGAACGAGTACGTCCTGTTCCGGATTCCGGAGGGGACCACTCGCCGCGAACGCGTCGGGAGCGTCGCGGTGGAGAAGCCGGCGTACATGCACAGCTTCGCGCTCACCCCGGCGCACGCGGTGCTGGTCGAACCGCCGCTGGTCACCCACCCCGCGAAGTTCCTGCTGCCCGGTTCCGGCGGCTTCATCGACAGCTACGACTGGGAGCCCGATCGGGGCACGCGGTTCCTGATCCTCCGGCGCGACACGGGCGAACTGGTCCGCGAGGCGACGGTGCCGGCGTTTTTCACGTTCCACACGGCCAACGCGTTCGAGCGCGACGGGAGCCTCGTCGTCGACCTCGTGGCGTACGACGACGACAGCGCGGTGACGGACCTCTCGCTGGGCGCGCTCCGTGGCGGCGACGCCGGCTTCCCCTCGGGCGAACTCCGGCGCTACCGGCTCCCGCTCGACGGCGGCGGCCCCAGCCACGACCATCTCGCCGACGAGGTGGAGATGCCGCGGTTCTCGCCCGCGGTCCACACCCGCGAGTACGAGCACGCCTACGCGCAGTCGACGGAGATGGACGGCGGCAACGCGCTCGTCCGCGTGGACGTGGCGGAGGGCGGAGCGGTCGGCGGGCGATGGGAGGAGGCCGGCGTCTACTCGGGCGAACCGGTGTTCGTCCCCCATCCCGAGGGAGACGACGAGGCCGAGGGCGTCGTGCTCTCGCTCTGTCTCGACACCGACGCCGAGCGGTCCGTGCTGGTGGTGCTCGACGGCGATCTGACGGAGCTCGCGCGGGCGCCGCTGCCCCACGCCGTCCCCTTCGGCTTCCACGGGGAGTACTTCCGAGACTGA
- a CDS encoding tRNA (N(6)-L-threonylcarbamoyladenosine(37)-C(2))-methylthiotransferase, with protein MARYHIETYGCTSNRGESRSIESALRDAGHYRVDGPKAADVSILNSCTVVEKTERNMLRRAEELDEQTADLIVTGCMALAQSEEFEQADLDAQVLHWDDVPEAVTNGECPTPGPGTEPVLDGVVGILPIARGCMSNCSYCITKQATGRIDSPSIEENVEKARALVHAGAKELRVTGQDTGVYGWDDGERDLPELLDRICDIDGEFRVRVGMANPGGIHGIREELADVFDRNEKLYDFLHAPVQSGSDDVLEDMRRQHRVDKFVDIVETFDETLDHWTLSTDFIVGFPTETEADHEQSMALFREIRPEKVNVTRFSKRPGTDAADMKGLGGQTKKDRSKAMSELKQGIVAEAYEELVGTTREVLVVEEGTGDSVKCRDSAYRQIVVQNASEHGLEPGEFAEVEVTSHQTVYAFGTPV; from the coding sequence ATGGCCCGTTACCACATCGAGACGTACGGCTGTACGTCGAACCGGGGTGAGAGTCGGTCGATCGAGAGCGCGCTGCGAGACGCCGGCCACTACCGGGTGGACGGGCCCAAAGCGGCGGATGTCTCCATCCTCAACTCCTGTACGGTCGTCGAGAAGACCGAGCGCAACATGCTCCGCCGTGCCGAGGAGCTCGACGAGCAGACGGCGGATCTGATCGTCACCGGCTGCATGGCGCTGGCCCAGAGCGAGGAGTTCGAGCAGGCCGACCTCGACGCGCAGGTGCTCCACTGGGACGACGTGCCCGAGGCCGTCACCAACGGCGAGTGTCCCACGCCCGGGCCGGGCACCGAACCCGTCCTCGACGGCGTCGTCGGCATCCTCCCCATCGCCCGGGGCTGCATGAGCAACTGCTCGTACTGCATCACGAAGCAGGCGACGGGCCGGATCGACTCCCCCTCGATCGAGGAGAACGTCGAGAAGGCCCGCGCGCTGGTCCACGCCGGCGCGAAGGAGCTCCGCGTCACGGGCCAGGACACCGGCGTCTACGGCTGGGACGACGGGGAGCGCGACCTGCCCGAACTGCTCGACCGCATCTGCGACATCGACGGCGAGTTCCGGGTCCGCGTGGGGATGGCCAACCCCGGCGGCATCCACGGGATCCGCGAGGAACTGGCCGACGTGTTCGACCGGAACGAGAAGCTGTACGACTTCCTCCACGCGCCCGTGCAGTCCGGGAGCGACGACGTGCTCGAGGACATGCGCCGGCAGCACCGCGTCGACAAGTTCGTCGATATCGTGGAGACGTTCGACGAGACGCTCGACCACTGGACACTCTCGACGGACTTCATCGTCGGCTTCCCCACCGAGACCGAGGCCGACCACGAGCAGTCGATGGCGCTGTTCCGCGAGATCCGCCCGGAGAAGGTGAACGTCACGCGCTTCTCCAAGCGCCCCGGCACCGACGCCGCCGACATGAAGGGCCTGGGCGGCCAGACGAAGAAGGACCGCTCGAAGGCGATGAGCGAACTCAAACAGGGGATCGTCGCCGAAGCGTACGAGGAACTGGTCGGCACCACCCGCGAGGTGCTTGTCGTCGAGGAGGGCACGGGCGACTCGGTGAAGTGCCGCGATTCGGCGTACCGCCAGATCGTCGTCCAGAACGCGAGCGAACACGGCCTCGAACCCGGCGAGTTCGCCGAGGTCGAGGTGACGAGCCACCAGACGGTGTACGCGTTCGGGACGCCGGTCTGA
- the deoC gene encoding deoxyribose-phosphate aldolase translates to MYRDELAAHIDHTVLGPETTWTDTKRVLDEAAEHEMNACIPPCYVAEAAQYAPDVTLATVIGFPHGQNAPAAKREEAVVADEDGADELDVVINVGRLKSLETGTVQEELAGVVAATPLPVKVIIETALLSDDEKHAACEAAEAAGADMVKTSTGFADSGAMVADVELMSEYLPVKASGGVGSYEDAMAMLDAGAERIGASSGVEILEGAPE, encoded by the coding sequence ATGTACCGCGACGAGCTCGCCGCCCACATCGACCACACCGTTCTCGGCCCGGAGACCACGTGGACCGACACGAAGCGCGTCCTCGACGAGGCCGCCGAACACGAGATGAACGCCTGCATCCCACCCTGTTACGTCGCCGAGGCCGCCCAGTACGCCCCCGACGTGACGCTGGCGACGGTGATCGGCTTCCCCCACGGCCAGAACGCCCCCGCCGCCAAGCGCGAGGAGGCGGTCGTCGCCGACGAGGACGGCGCCGACGAGCTCGACGTGGTGATCAACGTCGGCCGGCTGAAGTCCCTCGAAACCGGCACCGTGCAGGAGGAGCTGGCCGGCGTCGTCGCCGCCACGCCGCTGCCGGTGAAGGTGATCATCGAGACCGCGCTACTCTCGGATGACGAGAAACACGCCGCCTGCGAGGCCGCCGAGGCCGCCGGCGCCGACATGGTCAAGACCTCGACGGGGTTCGCTGACAGCGGCGCGATGGTGGCTGACGTGGAACTGATGAGCGAGTACCTCCCCGTCAAGGCCTCCGGCGGCGTCGGGAGCTACGAGGACGCGATGGCGATGCTCGACGCCGGCGCCGAGCGCATCGGCGCGAGTTCGGGCGTCGAAATTCTCGAGGGCGCGCCGGAGTAG
- a CDS encoding DUF63 family protein, giving the protein MVLPAGFALPPLPYLLGLLLAGGAVAAGLWRRDPPVSDRLVLALVPWMLAGAWLHVLDVVGAVPDAVAPLLGTPAAYVTTAILAGTVWLAVNADDGNERPFAATGGVLALIALVVGFRWGFTEGTVGVVWPAVAAVLGVAVGIGVWVGLQRPYPGIADAGGAGALAVVAHSLDGVSTAIGIDVLGATERTPLSRAVIEFGATLPTAELIGSAWLFVLVKLALGAGITALLAESVREAPREGRLLLAFVAAVGLGPGAHNLLLFSITA; this is encoded by the coding sequence ATGGTACTCCCCGCCGGCTTCGCGCTGCCGCCGCTGCCGTACCTGCTCGGGCTGCTGCTCGCCGGCGGCGCCGTCGCCGCCGGCCTGTGGCGCCGCGACCCGCCGGTGTCGGACCGCCTCGTGCTCGCGCTCGTGCCGTGGATGCTCGCGGGCGCGTGGCTCCACGTGCTCGACGTGGTCGGCGCCGTCCCCGACGCGGTCGCCCCGCTGCTCGGCACCCCCGCGGCGTACGTCACCACCGCGATTCTCGCCGGCACGGTCTGGTTGGCGGTCAACGCTGACGACGGGAACGAACGCCCGTTCGCCGCCACCGGCGGCGTTCTCGCGCTGATCGCGCTCGTCGTCGGCTTCCGCTGGGGGTTCACTGAGGGGACGGTCGGCGTCGTCTGGCCGGCGGTCGCGGCCGTCCTCGGCGTCGCCGTCGGGATCGGCGTCTGGGTCGGTCTCCAGCGGCCCTACCCCGGGATCGCCGACGCCGGCGGCGCGGGCGCGCTGGCGGTCGTCGCCCACAGCCTTGACGGCGTCTCGACCGCCATCGGAATCGACGTGCTCGGCGCGACCGAGCGCACGCCGCTCTCGCGGGCGGTGATCGAGTTCGGCGCGACGCTCCCGACCGCGGAGCTGATCGGGAGCGCGTGGCTGTTCGTCCTCGTGAAGCTCGCACTCGGCGCGGGGATCACCGCACTGCTGGCCGAGTCGGTCCGAGAAGCGCCACGCGAGGGCCGACTGCTGCTCGCGTTCGTCGCGGCCGTCGGCCTCGGGCCGGGGGCGCACAACCTGCTGCTGTTCTCGATCACGGCGTGA
- a CDS encoding amphi-Trp domain-containing protein, which produces MPEVPTEEADEPTVETITDGYFEEEYYVDAEDAGEFLVELGEQFDDDDEITLTGDDWELPFAFGEPVKLDIEFEGDGEPELEIEVELSGRIEDEAPELS; this is translated from the coding sequence ATGCCCGAAGTACCTACCGAAGAAGCGGACGAACCGACAGTGGAGACGATCACGGACGGCTACTTCGAGGAAGAGTACTACGTCGACGCCGAGGACGCCGGGGAGTTCCTGGTCGAACTCGGTGAGCAGTTCGACGACGACGACGAGATCACCCTCACGGGCGACGACTGGGAACTGCCGTTCGCGTTCGGCGAACCGGTGAAACTCGACATCGAGTTCGAGGGGGACGGGGAGCCGGAACTGGAGATCGAGGTCGAACTCTCCGGGCGGATCGAGGACGAGGCTCCGGAGCTTTCGTAA
- a CDS encoding helix-turn-helix domain-containing protein, with product MDSLDVLGSKPRLELLRLLSRRDMYVSELMEEVGMDGKTATHHLDVLTEAGLLESYKDGRRRYYTLVREVRVEISPSPNRRFVARFPESDVE from the coding sequence ATGGACTCGCTCGACGTACTCGGATCGAAGCCACGACTCGAACTGCTCCGATTGCTCTCCCGACGCGACATGTACGTCTCCGAGTTGATGGAGGAGGTCGGCATGGACGGCAAGACCGCAACCCACCACCTCGACGTGCTCACGGAGGCAGGCCTCCTCGAGTCGTACAAGGACGGGCGTCGTCGCTACTACACGCTGGTTCGGGAGGTGAGAGTGGAGATCTCCCCGTCACCGAACCGACGGTTCGTCGCACGGTTTCCGGAGTCCGATGTGGAGTGA